The Verrucomicrobiia bacterium genome has a segment encoding these proteins:
- a CDS encoding PEP-CTERM sorting domain-containing protein, whose product MNKILLTIIGLAAGLSALAQGTVNLNNNFTPPGGTARAFILGVGGAPLAKALGQVEVLSGESVIASGGLGADGLFFLGVTDIPTTSITIRAWDTSSGASYASALIKNEALVTLTQFGGGATPPPALGVAGNFTGLQLEVIPEPSTVALAALGLVGLFFVARRK is encoded by the coding sequence ATGAATAAAATCCTGTTGACCATCATCGGCTTGGCCGCCGGGCTGTCCGCCCTCGCCCAAGGAACCGTCAACCTCAACAACAACTTCACTCCGCCGGGAGGTACTGCCCGTGCCTTCATCTTGGGCGTGGGCGGCGCTCCGCTCGCCAAGGCTCTTGGTCAGGTTGAAGTCCTGTCCGGGGAATCTGTCATCGCCTCTGGCGGCCTTGGAGCCGACGGACTGTTCTTCCTGGGTGTGACGGACATTCCGACGACGTCCATCACCATCCGCGCATGGGACACCTCCTCCGGTGCGAGTTATGCCAGTGCGCTGATCAAGAATGAGGCGCTCGTCACCCTGACTCAGTTCGGTGGCGGTGCCACGCCTCCTCCGGCGCTCGGCGTTGCTGGGAACTTCACCGGCCTCCAGCTGGAAGTGATTCCCGAGCCCTCCACGGTGGCGCTGGCTGCCTTGGGTCTGGTTGGCCTGTTCTTCGTGGCCCGCC